The following proteins are co-located in the Labrys monachus genome:
- a CDS encoding bifunctional 5,10-methylenetetrahydrofolate dehydrogenase/5,10-methenyltetrahydrofolate cyclohydrolase produces MTELIDGNVHAANVRARTKVRAEAFAASHGRKPRLDVVIVGNHPASRAYVSTKTKMAHETAIDGRLIELPETVGKDALLAEIARLNADPAVDGILVQLPLPDHLDGQMMIDAIDPAKDVDGFHPMNVGKLFTAAKIDPEQMLIPCTPLGSLMMLVDTLGKGALSGRNAVVVGRSNIVGKPMAQLLLANDCTVTIAHSRTRDLPAVCRQADILVAAVGRPEMVKGDWIKPGAVVIDVGINRVATADGKSRIVGDVATAEAMGIASYITPVPGGVGKMTVACLLHNTVVAAEARARG; encoded by the coding sequence ATGACCGAACTGATCGACGGCAATGTCCATGCGGCGAATGTCCGGGCCCGCACCAAGGTGCGCGCGGAAGCCTTCGCCGCGAGCCATGGCCGCAAGCCCCGGCTCGACGTGGTGATCGTCGGCAATCATCCGGCGAGCCGCGCCTATGTGTCGACCAAGACCAAGATGGCGCATGAGACGGCGATCGACGGCCGGCTGATCGAACTGCCGGAAACCGTCGGCAAGGACGCGCTGCTGGCCGAGATCGCCCGCCTCAACGCCGATCCGGCCGTCGACGGCATCCTGGTGCAGCTGCCGCTGCCCGACCATCTCGACGGGCAGATGATGATCGACGCCATCGACCCGGCCAAGGACGTCGACGGCTTCCATCCGATGAATGTCGGCAAGCTGTTCACGGCGGCGAAGATCGATCCCGAGCAGATGCTGATCCCCTGCACGCCGCTGGGCTCGCTGATGATGCTGGTCGACACGCTCGGCAAGGGCGCGCTGTCCGGCCGGAACGCGGTGGTGGTCGGCCGTTCCAACATCGTCGGCAAGCCGATGGCGCAGTTGCTGCTCGCCAATGACTGCACCGTGACGATCGCCCATTCGCGCACCCGCGACCTGCCGGCCGTGTGCCGCCAGGCCGACATCCTCGTCGCGGCGGTCGGCCGCCCCGAAATGGTGAAGGGCGACTGGATCAAACCCGGTGCCGTGGTGATCGACGTCGGCATCAACCGCGTCGCCACGGCGGACGGCAAGAGCCGCATCGTCGGCGATGTCGCCACCGCCGAGGCGATGGGCATCGCCTCCTACATCACGCCGGTGCCCGGCGGCGTCGGCAAGATGACCGTCGCCTGCCTCCTGCACAACACGGTGGTCGCGGCGGAAGCCCGCGCCAGGGGCTGA
- a CDS encoding GH36-type glycosyl hydrolase domain-containing protein: MAAGGKRHFNVPREADLGLHTIANAAGLAISFLPNGTIFAIEHRGSAVMVNQVLGSPLHGGIGRLYLRAGGDRPFVGEIVGPSAKGRFAGGTESAEWTGEIEGVSYRVKLGLYPLDTAWLWQVELSSEGGEVPCDVVLVQDVGLGGRGFLMGSEAYASQYLDHHIARHDSYGPVVMSRQNLSQNGRFPWLAQGCLDGAAGFATDAIELLGPDFRMTGRFARPFGTPLPSRRRQHEVGCVALQSLPLAVSPGYPARVSFFGVFAADHPAASGEADLAPVEAVARRHGHIVVEALAPAAPPRSLLQDAPLLQPLAFGEEELARRFPERRAEERDGAALLSFFVPDGQQNRHVVLAAKEGRVARRHGALLRSGRSMKLDDSTLCATAWMHGVFAAQLTIGNTSFHKLFSVSRDPYNITRASGLRILADMGEGWRLLGVPSAFDIGLSDARWIYRLADRTITVHAIAAGDAPAMQWRVAVEGAPCRFLVSGHVVMGERDYEQTGSVEIDEAAGRISLRPASDWLWGQTYPHAAYHLVVATPEAVEALGSDELLYEDEAVRDGSVIALRSAPTTELVFAVTGSMTDTAEGLALADRFAAGPDAGGLLAPARRFWSHVTRDLRLQGEDPDVEAQDLMLPWLAHDAMMHLTVPHGLEQYTGAAWGTRDVCQGPVELLLALEHDGEVRDILLTLFAEQSRAKGDWPQWFMLDPYPYIRAGDSHGDVIVWPLKALCDYVEATGDLAILGEKAAWRDGKNGRTADIDTIAAHVDALLDTVLASFIPGTHLVRYGEGDWNDSLQPADPHLRDWMVSSWTVALLYEQVVRYAAILDRAGQGARSVALADLAGRMRADFNRHLIRDGVVAGYALFGHEPGSGVELLLHPSDTRTGLAYSLISMTQAIIGGLFDPDQARDHLRVIEEHLLLPDGAHLMDRPVKYSGGPETLFRRAESAAFFGREIGLMYVHAHLRYCEALARHGEAQALWDGLALVNPIAVTNRLPSAALRQRNTYFSSSDAAFPDRYAASAEWGRVRAGTIAVDGGWRIYSSGPGLFTRAVVELVLGRRRHFGERIERPLMPPVLTGMTMNREA, encoded by the coding sequence ATGGCGGCCGGCGGCAAGCGTCACTTCAACGTCCCGCGCGAGGCGGATCTCGGGCTCCACACCATCGCCAATGCGGCGGGGCTGGCGATCTCCTTCCTGCCCAACGGCACGATCTTCGCCATCGAGCATCGCGGCTCCGCCGTCATGGTGAACCAGGTGCTCGGCTCGCCGCTCCACGGCGGCATCGGCCGGCTCTATCTGCGCGCCGGCGGCGACCGGCCCTTCGTCGGCGAGATCGTCGGCCCTTCGGCCAAGGGGCGCTTTGCCGGCGGCACCGAAAGCGCCGAGTGGACCGGCGAGATCGAAGGCGTTTCCTACCGCGTCAAGCTGGGCCTGTACCCGCTGGATACCGCATGGCTCTGGCAGGTCGAGCTGTCGAGCGAGGGGGGCGAGGTGCCTTGCGACGTCGTGCTGGTGCAGGATGTCGGCCTCGGCGGGCGCGGCTTCCTGATGGGCAGCGAGGCCTATGCCTCGCAATATCTCGACCATCACATCGCCCGGCACGACAGCTATGGGCCGGTGGTCATGAGCCGGCAGAACCTGTCGCAGAACGGCCGCTTCCCCTGGCTCGCCCAGGGATGCCTCGACGGCGCGGCCGGCTTCGCCACCGATGCCATCGAGCTGCTCGGCCCGGATTTCCGGATGACGGGCCGCTTCGCCCGGCCCTTCGGCACCCCACTTCCCAGCCGCCGCCGGCAGCACGAGGTCGGCTGCGTGGCGCTGCAATCCCTGCCGCTGGCCGTCTCGCCGGGCTATCCGGCGCGGGTATCCTTCTTCGGCGTCTTCGCCGCCGACCATCCCGCCGCCTCGGGCGAGGCCGACCTGGCGCCCGTCGAGGCGGTCGCGCGGCGGCACGGCCACATCGTGGTGGAGGCGCTGGCGCCGGCGGCGCCGCCGCGCAGCCTCCTCCAGGATGCGCCGCTTCTCCAGCCCCTCGCCTTCGGCGAGGAAGAGCTCGCCCGCCGCTTTCCCGAGCGCAGGGCGGAAGAGCGCGACGGCGCCGCGCTGCTCTCCTTCTTCGTGCCGGACGGGCAGCAGAACCGCCATGTCGTGCTGGCGGCCAAGGAAGGCCGCGTCGCCCGCCGCCACGGCGCCCTGCTGCGCAGCGGCCGGAGCATGAAGCTCGACGACTCCACCCTGTGCGCCACCGCCTGGATGCATGGCGTGTTCGCCGCGCAGCTCACCATCGGCAACACCTCGTTCCACAAGCTGTTCTCGGTCTCGCGCGATCCCTACAACATCACGCGGGCGAGCGGATTGCGCATCCTCGCCGATATGGGCGAGGGCTGGCGGCTGCTCGGCGTGCCCTCGGCCTTCGACATCGGCCTGAGCGATGCCCGCTGGATCTACCGGCTCGCCGACCGGACGATCACCGTCCACGCCATCGCTGCCGGCGATGCCCCGGCCATGCAGTGGCGCGTCGCGGTCGAGGGCGCGCCGTGCCGCTTCCTCGTCAGCGGCCATGTGGTGATGGGCGAGCGCGACTATGAGCAGACGGGATCGGTCGAGATCGACGAAGCGGCCGGCCGCATCAGCCTGCGCCCCGCGTCCGACTGGCTCTGGGGCCAGACCTATCCGCATGCCGCCTATCACCTGGTGGTCGCGACGCCGGAGGCGGTCGAGGCCCTCGGCAGCGACGAATTGCTCTATGAGGACGAGGCGGTTCGCGACGGCTCCGTCATCGCCCTGCGGTCCGCACCGACCACGGAGCTCGTCTTCGCCGTCACCGGCTCGATGACCGATACGGCCGAGGGCCTCGCGCTGGCCGATCGCTTCGCCGCCGGGCCCGACGCGGGCGGCCTGCTCGCGCCGGCGCGGCGGTTCTGGAGCCATGTCACCCGCGACCTGCGCCTCCAGGGCGAGGACCCCGACGTCGAGGCGCAGGACCTCATGCTGCCCTGGCTCGCCCATGACGCCATGATGCACCTCACCGTGCCGCACGGGCTGGAGCAATATACCGGCGCCGCCTGGGGCACGCGCGACGTCTGCCAGGGGCCGGTCGAGCTCCTGCTGGCGCTCGAGCATGACGGCGAGGTCCGCGACATCCTGCTCACTCTGTTCGCCGAGCAGTCGCGGGCGAAGGGCGACTGGCCGCAATGGTTCATGCTCGACCCCTATCCCTATATCCGCGCCGGCGACAGCCATGGCGACGTCATCGTCTGGCCGCTGAAGGCGCTGTGCGACTATGTCGAGGCGACCGGCGATCTCGCCATCCTCGGCGAGAAAGCCGCCTGGCGCGACGGGAAGAATGGCCGCACCGCCGACATCGACACGATCGCCGCCCATGTCGATGCCTTGCTCGACACCGTGCTGGCGAGCTTCATCCCCGGCACGCATCTGGTGCGCTACGGCGAGGGCGACTGGAACGATTCGCTCCAGCCCGCCGACCCGCATCTGCGCGACTGGATGGTCAGCAGCTGGACGGTGGCGCTGCTCTACGAGCAGGTCGTGCGCTACGCCGCCATCCTCGACCGGGCCGGGCAGGGGGCGCGGAGCGTGGCGCTCGCCGATCTCGCCGGCCGGATGCGCGCCGATTTCAACCGCCACCTCATCCGTGACGGCGTGGTGGCCGGCTATGCCCTGTTCGGGCATGAGCCGGGCAGCGGCGTCGAGCTGCTGCTGCATCCCTCCGACACCCGCACCGGCCTCGCCTATTCGCTGATCTCGATGACGCAGGCGATCATCGGCGGCCTGTTCGATCCCGACCAGGCGCGCGACCATCTGCGGGTGATCGAGGAGCATCTTCTCCTGCCCGACGGTGCGCACCTTATGGACCGGCCGGTCAAGTATAGCGGCGGGCCGGAGACGCTGTTCCGGCGCGCCGAATCCGCCGCCTTTTTCGGGCGCGAGATCGGCCTGATGTATGTGCATGCGCATCTGCGCTATTGCGAGGCGCTCGCCCGGCACGGCGAGGCGCAGGCGCTGTGGGACGGCCTCGCCCTCGTCAATCCCATCGCCGTGACCAACCGGCTGCCCAGTGCCGCGCTGCGCCAGCGCAACACCTATTTCTCCTCCAGCGACGCCGCCTTCCCCGACCGCTATGCGGCGAGCGCCGAATGGGGCCGCGTCCGCGCCGGCACCATCGCCGTCGACGGCG
- a CDS encoding threo-3-hydroxy-L-aspartate ammonia-lyase translates to MKADDRALPTYEDVVAAAARLAGHAHRTPVMTSRTTDEESGASLFFKCENLQRMGAFKFRGAFNALSRFDERQRRAGVVAFSSGNHAQAIALSARLLGMPATIVMPQDAPGAKVAATRGYGGTVVFYDRYTEDREAIGRDLAQEHGLTLVPPYDHADVIAGQGTAARELFEETGPLDALFVCLGGGGLLSGSALAARALAPGCKVYGVEPEAGNDGQQSFRSGHIVHIDTPQTIADGAQTQHLGQLTFPIIRRDVDDILTVSDRQLADAMRFFAARMKLMVEPTGCLGFAAARAMGEPLRGKRVGVIISGGNVDIERFCALLA, encoded by the coding sequence ATGAAGGCTGACGACAGGGCATTGCCGACCTATGAGGACGTGGTCGCGGCGGCGGCACGGCTGGCGGGGCACGCGCATCGCACGCCGGTGATGACGTCGCGGACGACCGATGAGGAGAGCGGGGCTTCGCTCTTCTTCAAATGCGAAAACCTGCAGCGCATGGGCGCCTTCAAGTTCCGCGGCGCCTTCAACGCGCTGTCGCGGTTCGACGAGCGCCAGCGGCGCGCCGGCGTGGTGGCGTTCTCCTCCGGCAACCATGCGCAGGCGATCGCGCTCTCGGCCAGGCTGCTCGGCATGCCCGCCACCATCGTCATGCCGCAGGACGCGCCGGGCGCGAAGGTGGCGGCGACGAGGGGCTATGGCGGCACCGTCGTCTTCTACGACCGCTACACCGAGGATCGCGAGGCGATCGGCCGCGACCTCGCGCAGGAGCACGGCCTCACCCTGGTGCCGCCCTACGACCATGCCGACGTGATCGCCGGCCAGGGCACTGCGGCGCGGGAGCTGTTCGAGGAGACCGGTCCGCTCGACGCGCTGTTCGTCTGCCTCGGCGGCGGCGGCCTGCTGTCGGGATCCGCCCTCGCCGCCCGCGCGCTGGCGCCCGGCTGCAAGGTCTACGGCGTGGAGCCCGAGGCCGGCAATGACGGCCAGCAATCGTTCCGGAGCGGCCATATCGTCCATATCGATACCCCGCAGACCATCGCCGACGGGGCGCAGACGCAGCATCTCGGCCAGCTGACCTTCCCGATCATCCGCCGCGACGTCGACGACATCCTCACCGTCTCGGACCGCCAGCTCGCCGACGCCATGCGCTTCTTCGCCGCGCGTATGAAGCTGATGGTCGAGCCCACCGGCTGCCTCGGCTTCGCCGCCGCGCGCGCGATGGGCGAGCCGCTTCGCGGCAAGCGCGTCGGCGTGATCATCAGCGGCGGGAATGTCGACATCGAACGCTTCTGCGCCCTGCTCGCCTGA
- a CDS encoding phosphotransferase gives MTAAPPPRPGASDPLHRAASLACWRGKVDPQPLGGGITNTNFTVVDGAHKYVVRIGDDIPLHQISRSNELAASKAAFAAGLSPEVIYSEPGALVLRYVDGRTFGAADVRDPRNRDALVDLVRRCHRELPRHFRGPAAIFWVFQVLRDYAHTLREGGSRHLASLPRLLQEADALEAAVGPVEIVFGHNDLLPANILDDGRRLWLVDWDYAGFNSPLFDLGGLASNSELDEASRIGLAEAYFGRALSDDLSRRLAAMTAASLLREAMWSMVSEIHSGLDFDYAAYTAENLRRYEAAHDAWRRM, from the coding sequence ATGACTGCCGCGCCGCCTCCCCGTCCCGGGGCGAGCGATCCCCTGCACAGGGCGGCCTCGCTCGCCTGCTGGCGCGGCAAGGTCGATCCGCAGCCGCTCGGCGGCGGCATCACCAACACCAACTTCACCGTGGTCGACGGCGCGCATAAATATGTCGTGCGCATCGGCGACGACATTCCCCTGCACCAGATCAGCCGCAGCAACGAACTCGCCGCCAGCAAGGCCGCCTTCGCCGCCGGACTTTCGCCCGAAGTCATCTACAGCGAACCCGGCGCCCTCGTGCTGCGCTATGTCGATGGGCGGACCTTCGGGGCGGCGGATGTGCGCGATCCCCGCAACCGGGACGCGCTGGTCGACCTCGTCCGGCGCTGCCATCGCGAGTTGCCGCGCCATTTCCGCGGGCCGGCGGCGATCTTCTGGGTGTTCCAGGTGCTGCGCGACTACGCCCATACGCTGCGGGAAGGCGGCAGCCGCCATCTCGCCTCGCTGCCGCGGCTGCTGCAGGAAGCGGACGCGCTGGAAGCGGCCGTCGGGCCGGTGGAGATCGTCTTCGGCCACAACGACCTGCTCCCCGCCAACATCCTCGACGACGGCAGGCGGCTCTGGCTGGTCGACTGGGACTATGCCGGCTTCAATTCGCCGCTGTTCGACCTCGGCGGCCTCGCTTCCAATTCCGAGCTCGACGAGGCCTCGCGCATCGGCCTCGCCGAGGCCTATTTCGGGCGGGCGCTGTCGGACGATCTCTCCCGCCGCCTCGCCGCGATGACGGCCGCCTCCCTGCTGCGGGAGGCGATGTGGAGCATGGTTTCGGAGATCCATTCGGGGCTCGATTTCGACTATGCCGCCTATACGGCCGAGAATCTCAGGCGCTACGAGGCGGCCCACGATGCCTGGCGGCGGATGTGA
- a CDS encoding EVE domain-containing protein: protein MRHWLIKSEPSVWSWDDQVAAGAAGTKWDGVRNHTAKLNLMAMKTGDQAFFYHSNEGKAIVGVAEVVREHYPDPATPGEPWVLVDFKAVAPFPKPVSLAAVKAEPQLAKMALVTQMRLSVQPVTDEEWAFVCGMGGYEG, encoded by the coding sequence ATGCGTCACTGGCTGATCAAGTCGGAGCCGTCGGTCTGGAGCTGGGACGACCAGGTCGCAGCCGGGGCCGCAGGGACGAAGTGGGACGGCGTGCGCAACCACACCGCCAAGCTCAATTTGATGGCGATGAAGACGGGCGATCAAGCCTTCTTCTACCATTCGAACGAAGGCAAGGCGATCGTCGGCGTCGCCGAGGTGGTGCGCGAGCATTATCCCGATCCGGCGACGCCCGGCGAGCCCTGGGTGCTGGTCGATTTCAAGGCTGTCGCCCCCTTCCCCAAACCGGTGTCCCTCGCCGCGGTGAAGGCCGAGCCGCAGCTCGCCAAGATGGCGCTGGTGACGCAGATGCGCCTCTCCGTGCAGCCGGTGACGGACGAGGAATGGGCCTTCGTGTGCGGGATGGGCGGCTATGAAGGCTGA
- a CDS encoding YciI family protein, translated as MQFVILCKDKPDGLDLRMATRQVHLDYLKDVGGANLLGAGPFLDDQDRPTGSMLIVEFPSEAEARSFAQNDPYAKAGLFVDVEIRRWRWGVKPPAA; from the coding sequence ATGCAATTCGTGATTTTGTGCAAGGACAAGCCTGACGGCCTCGATCTGCGCATGGCCACCCGCCAGGTCCATCTCGACTATCTCAAGGATGTCGGCGGGGCCAACCTCCTCGGCGCCGGGCCGTTCCTCGACGACCAGGACCGCCCGACCGGCTCGATGCTGATCGTCGAATTTCCGTCCGAGGCCGAGGCCCGGAGCTTCGCGCAGAACGATCCCTATGCCAAGGCGGGGCTGTTCGTTGACGTCGAGATCCGGCGCTGGCGCTGGGGCGTCAAGCCGCCCGCCGCCTGA